A genomic segment from Saimiri boliviensis isolate mSaiBol1 chromosome 14, mSaiBol1.pri, whole genome shotgun sequence encodes:
- the LOC104651745 gene encoding uncharacterized protein LOC104651745 produces the protein MGERGAREQAGSPAAGGPCTWGRPGLEAALPPIQKGTISWKPRNSVTPIVTPGLNRASGALPSPALSRGPRGAEMVAAVVTARLGVWGARGRARPPNPSWPGGEETPAPDPEAPPRPHTTPRPPPHPFVPPPQSRQEPHGKVPAWPPRGAAGPRPAFPAASRVLGGSGPGAGMAAAPTAQRDCAPGCWGSRAPRAAPRGGVAPSPPTPASRGRRASRALPVEARSRW, from the coding sequence ATGGGCGAGCGCGGAGCCCGGGAGCAGGCGGGGTCACCGGCGGCCGGGGGACCATGCACCTGGGGGCGACCTGGCCTGGAGGCCGCGCTTCCTCCCATACAAAAAGGAACCATATCTTGGAAACCACGAAATTCTGTGACACCAATCGTGACACCTGGCCTTAATCGGGCCAGTGGCGCCCTCCCGTCCCCAGCACTGAGCAGGGGCCCGCGGGGAGCCGAAATGGTGGCGGCGGTTGTTACCGCGCGGCTTGGCGTCTGGGGAGCCCGCGGAAGGGCGCGGCCGCCAAACCCCTCCTGGCCCGGGGGTGAGGAGACCCCAGCTCCCGACCCCGAGGCTCCGCCCCGCCCCCATACAACCCCCCGCCCACCTCCGCACCCCTTTGTTCCGCCGCCGCAGTCCCGCCAAGAGCCGCACGGGAAAGTCCCGGCCTGGCCACCCCGCGGCGCGGCAGGGCCCAGGCCGGCGTTTCCCGCCGCCTCACGGGTCTTGGGCGGGAGCGGCCCAGGCGCTGGAATGGCCGCGGCTCCCACGGCGCAGCGGGACTGCGCTCCGGGCTGCTGGGGCTCGCGTGCGCCCCGGGCGGCTCCACGCGGCGGGGTCGCCCCCTCGCCTCCCACCCCGGCCTCTCGGGGCCGCCGGGCTTCGCGCGCCCTCCCGGTGGAGGCCCGAAGCCGCTGGTGA